A single genomic interval of Litoreibacter ponti harbors:
- a CDS encoding TIGR02186 family protein, translating to MIRALLLLVLLALPAAAEEVVAGLSRDEVAITANFDGSDILIYGAVKRDAPISDGDMDVIITISGPAEPVSVRRKDRRLGIWVNTDVVEVDRAPSFYAVASSGVLSDVLSNTEDLRNRISIPRAIRSVGAPASVANAATFTEALIRIRTKDDLYQRRDETVKVYDDTLFSTTVDLPANLVEGPYATRIFLVRGGSVVDRFDTVINVNKVGLERWIYDLAHDRPLIYGLLSLFIAIAAGWLASAVFRYIRF from the coding sequence ATGATCCGCGCCCTGCTCCTTTTGGTTTTGCTCGCCCTTCCTGCCGCGGCGGAGGAGGTTGTGGCTGGCCTGTCCCGCGACGAGGTGGCGATCACCGCCAATTTCGACGGCTCCGACATCCTGATCTACGGCGCGGTCAAGCGGGATGCCCCGATCAGCGACGGGGACATGGACGTGATCATCACCATCTCCGGCCCGGCGGAGCCCGTGTCCGTCCGCCGCAAGGATCGCAGGTTGGGCATCTGGGTGAACACCGATGTGGTCGAGGTCGACCGCGCGCCAAGCTTTTATGCCGTGGCCTCCAGCGGGGTCCTGTCTGACGTATTGAGCAACACCGAAGATCTGCGAAATCGGATCTCCATCCCGCGAGCCATCCGCTCGGTCGGCGCGCCCGCGAGCGTGGCCAATGCCGCGACCTTCACCGAGGCGCTGATCCGCATCCGCACGAAGGACGACCTATACCAACGCCGGGACGAGACGGTGAAAGTCTACGACGACACCTTGTTCTCAACGACCGTCGATCTGCCTGCCAACCTTGTCGAAGGCCCCTATGCGACCCGCATCTTTCTTGTGCGCGGCGGGTCTGTGGTGGACCGGTTTGACACGGTGATCAACGTCAACAAGGTGGGTCTGGAGCGCTGGATTTACGACCTGGCCCATGACCGTCCGCTGATCTACGGACTGCTCTCGCTCTTTATCGCGATTGCCGCCGGATGGCTCGCATCCGCCGTGTTCCGCTACATCCGCTTCTAG
- a CDS encoding sulfite exporter TauE/SafE family protein — protein sequence MQIYLPIAEVSVNAFLLLGLGGLVGILSGMFGVGGGFLMTPLLFFIGIPPAVAVATEANQIVASSFSGVLAHLRRKTVDLRMGTVLLVGGLVGAAIGVQVFAALREIGQVDLLVKLCYVVFLGIIGGLMFLESLRAIRRSKNPTALPARKKHGLVHALPFKMKFRTSGLYISVIPPLLVGLFVGVLAAIMGVGGGFIMVPAMIYLLGMPTKVVVGTSLFQIIFVTAFTTLLHATTNYTVDMALAVLLLVGGVVGAQIGTRIGLRLKAEQLRILLSIMVLAVCGKLALDLLIMPSELFSIGTGGHG from the coding sequence ATGCAAATCTACCTCCCCATAGCCGAGGTTTCGGTCAACGCCTTCCTGCTTTTGGGATTGGGCGGGCTGGTGGGCATCCTCTCGGGGATGTTCGGCGTGGGGGGCGGCTTCTTGATGACGCCGCTTTTGTTCTTCATCGGCATCCCGCCCGCTGTCGCCGTCGCGACCGAGGCGAACCAGATCGTGGCTTCGTCCTTCTCGGGCGTGCTGGCGCATCTGAGGCGAAAGACGGTGGATCTCCGAATGGGGACGGTGCTGCTGGTGGGTGGCCTGGTCGGGGCCGCCATCGGTGTGCAGGTCTTTGCGGCCCTGCGCGAGATCGGCCAGGTCGATCTGCTGGTCAAGCTTTGCTACGTGGTCTTCCTGGGCATCATCGGCGGGCTGATGTTCCTCGAAAGCCTGCGCGCCATTCGCCGCTCGAAGAACCCCACCGCCCTGCCCGCGCGCAAGAAGCACGGGCTGGTCCACGCCCTGCCGTTCAAGATGAAATTCCGTACCTCGGGGCTCTACATCTCGGTCATCCCGCCTTTGCTGGTGGGCCTGTTCGTGGGCGTGCTTGCCGCCATCATGGGTGTCGGCGGCGGCTTCATCATGGTGCCCGCGATGATCTATTTGCTGGGTATGCCCACAAAGGTTGTGGTCGGCACCTCGCTGTTCCAGATCATCTTCGTGACCGCCTTCACGACGCTGCTGCACGCCACGACGAACTACACGGTCGACATGGCGCTGGCGGTTCTTTTGCTGGTGGGCGGCGTGGTTGGCGCGCAGATCGGCACGCGGATCGGGCTGCGCCTCAAGGCCGAGCAGTTGCGTATTTTGCTATCGATCATGGTCCTTGCAGTCTGCGGCAAGCTCGCACTCGATCTGCTGATTATGCCATCGGAGCTGTTCTCGATCGGCACCGGAGGGCATGGATGA
- a CDS encoding ABC transporter permease has protein sequence MNELPKWADLFLVPLVGLVMAFALSMLMVLATGNDPMEALSLMITGALGSTYGWGYTLYYATNFIFTGLAVAVAFHASLFNIGGEGQAALGGLGVALICLFFPWPHWTIALVAACGSAALFGALWALIPAYLQAKRGSHIVITTIMFNFIAASLLNYILVNQLRPKGAMDPATAKFPEPTHLPSLGDILGAVGIPFSKGTPANVSLIVALIACVLVYYLIWRTRLGYQIRAFGKSQPAAVYAGINPVRITIICMMISGGLAGLMATNNVMGEAERLILGSVEGAGFIGIAVALMGRSHPVGILFAALLFGALYQGGAELGLWTSIPRELVIVIQALVILFTGALDNMIRSIVARLFFSRKAAEA, from the coding sequence ATGAACGAGCTTCCCAAATGGGCCGACCTGTTCCTTGTGCCGCTGGTGGGGCTGGTGATGGCCTTCGCCCTGTCGATGCTGATGGTTCTGGCCACCGGCAATGACCCGATGGAGGCGCTGTCGCTGATGATCACCGGCGCGCTCGGCTCGACCTATGGCTGGGGCTACACGCTTTACTACGCGACCAACTTCATTTTCACCGGGCTTGCCGTGGCCGTGGCGTTCCACGCGTCGCTGTTCAACATCGGGGGCGAGGGGCAAGCCGCCTTAGGCGGGCTTGGTGTGGCGCTGATCTGCCTGTTCTTTCCCTGGCCGCATTGGACGATTGCGCTAGTCGCCGCCTGCGGTTCCGCCGCGTTGTTCGGCGCGCTTTGGGCGCTGATCCCGGCCTATCTGCAGGCCAAGCGCGGCAGCCATATCGTGATCACGACGATCATGTTCAACTTCATCGCCGCCTCGCTTCTGAACTACATCCTCGTCAACCAGCTGCGCCCGAAAGGCGCGATGGACCCGGCCACGGCGAAATTTCCGGAGCCCACGCATCTGCCCTCGCTCGGCGATATACTGGGCGCGGTGGGCATCCCCTTCTCGAAAGGCACGCCCGCCAACGTCTCGCTGATCGTGGCGCTGATCGCCTGCGTGTTGGTCTATTACCTGATCTGGCGCACGCGGCTCGGCTACCAGATCCGCGCCTTCGGCAAGTCGCAGCCCGCGGCGGTCTATGCGGGGATCAACCCGGTGCGCATCACGATCATCTGCATGATGATCTCGGGAGGACTGGCGGGGCTGATGGCCACGAATAACGTCATGGGCGAGGCGGAGCGCCTGATCCTTGGCTCGGTCGAAGGCGCGGGCTTCATCGGTATCGCCGTGGCCTTGATGGGCCGGTCGCACCCGGTGGGTATCCTGTTCGCGGCGCTGTTGTTCGGCGCGCTCTACCAAGGCGGCGCGGAGCTGGGGCTGTGGACCTCGATCCCGCGGGAGCTGGTGATCGTTATCCAGGCGCTGGTGATCCTGTTCACCGGCGCGCTCGACAACATGATCCGGTCTATCGTGGCGCGGCTGTTCTTCTCACGTAAAGCGGCGGAGGCATAG
- a CDS encoding ATP-dependent DNA helicase, translated as MNAQALSLSEDQAEAYDAMTELLAKAGVDVTEGHTTPLNEARSQVMAIVGKAGSGKTLLLAQMVEAIQGAGVDLISGDYDGKPRKDRRTIAVLAPTNKAASVLRNRGVPATTIHRILYTPMYDPEYERIADWLAGQGEKPEIEGLTEVALERARLFYEANKSIPGALAAAGLKGSDFIQGWKRREDPLDIGFIDESSMLDEKQYEDLREIFPTLVLFGDPAQLAPVGQSGAMVFDKLKDGRKLELSRVHRQTQDNPILDLAHALADPDVNFATFENMVQEAASKDERVVWSPRVEADLMARSPVLVWRNATRIRLIQAFRGAYGATVDTLLPGEPLICDGIELPIKHRKKRIDLEARGLIKGAQVIYMGPGKRAGFSRLHVIGAEDPQVSAASIIKIEAPGEEEPFIPFAARMGAAFLHGAAVTIHKAQGSQWDTVQVFAPDLYAAARAGREEAGQPLWKRLAYVAITRAETRLLWITRAMLAKPSGPLVTNDLPSGPAKLELTSGEDD; from the coding sequence ATGAACGCGCAGGCCCTTTCCCTATCCGAAGACCAGGCAGAGGCCTATGACGCCATGACCGAGCTGCTGGCCAAGGCTGGCGTTGACGTCACCGAAGGACATACGACCCCTCTGAACGAAGCCCGCAGCCAGGTGATGGCGATTGTCGGCAAGGCGGGCTCTGGCAAGACTTTGCTTTTGGCTCAGATGGTTGAGGCCATTCAGGGCGCAGGCGTCGACCTGATCTCAGGCGACTATGACGGCAAGCCGCGCAAGGACCGTCGCACCATCGCGGTGCTAGCGCCCACAAACAAGGCTGCAAGTGTGCTGCGCAACCGCGGTGTGCCCGCGACAACGATCCACCGCATCCTCTACACCCCGATGTATGACCCGGAATACGAGCGCATTGCCGACTGGCTGGCGGGCCAGGGCGAGAAGCCGGAGATCGAGGGGCTGACCGAGGTGGCGCTGGAGCGCGCGCGCTTGTTCTACGAGGCCAACAAGTCGATCCCGGGCGCGCTGGCCGCCGCGGGGCTGAAGGGGTCCGACTTTATCCAAGGATGGAAGCGGCGCGAAGACCCGCTTGATATCGGCTTCATCGACGAAAGCTCCATGCTGGACGAGAAGCAATACGAAGACCTGCGAGAGATTTTTCCCACGCTCGTCTTGTTCGGCGATCCGGCGCAGCTGGCCCCTGTGGGCCAATCCGGGGCGATGGTCTTCGACAAGTTGAAGGACGGCCGCAAGCTGGAACTCAGCCGTGTGCACAGGCAGACGCAGGACAACCCGATCCTCGACCTCGCCCATGCGCTGGCGGACCCGGACGTCAACTTCGCCACCTTCGAGAACATGGTCCAGGAGGCGGCAAGCAAGGATGAGCGCGTGGTCTGGTCGCCGCGGGTCGAGGCCGATCTGATGGCCCGCTCCCCCGTGCTGGTCTGGCGCAACGCAACCCGCATCCGGCTCATTCAAGCCTTCCGCGGCGCGTATGGCGCGACGGTGGATACGCTGCTGCCGGGGGAGCCGCTGATTTGCGACGGGATAGAGTTGCCGATCAAGCATCGCAAGAAGCGCATCGACCTCGAGGCGCGCGGCCTGATCAAGGGCGCGCAGGTGATCTACATGGGCCCGGGCAAGCGCGCGGGCTTTTCCCGCCTGCATGTCATCGGGGCTGAGGACCCGCAGGTCTCGGCCGCCTCGATCATCAAGATCGAAGCCCCGGGCGAGGAAGAGCCATTCATCCCCTTCGCCGCCCGAATGGGGGCTGCGTTTCTGCATGGGGCGGCAGTGACGATCCACAAGGCGCAAGGTTCGCAATGGGACACGGTGCAGGTCTTCGCGCCGGATCTCTATGCCGCCGCGCGGGCCGGGCGGGAGGAAGCGGGCCAGCCCCTTTGGAAACGGCTCGCCTATGTGGCTATCACCCGGGCCGAGACCCGGCTTTTGTGGATCACCCGCGCGATGCTCGCCAAGCCAAGCGGCCCTTTGGTGACCAATGATCTTCCCTCGGGTCCGGCCAAGCTGGAACTGACATCTGGCGAAGACGACTAG
- a CDS encoding ABC transporter ATP-binding protein, with the protein MSEPAIELQGISKAFGPVQANKDISIRVMPGTIHGIIGENGAGKSTLMSILYGFYKADKGEIFISGKKVAIPDSQAAIAAGIGMVFQHFKLVENFTVLENVVLGAEDGALLGPSLAKARRELTELAAEYELNVDPDALIEEIGVGMQQRVEILKALYRQADILILDEPTGVLTPAEADQLFRILHRLKDEGKTIILITHKLREIMEATDTVSVMRRGEMTATVKTSETSPEQLAELMVGRKVLLRVDKTPAQPGAAVLEVDNLRVVDGAGVERVKGVSLQVRAGEILGIAGVAGNGQSELLEVLGGMRHGTGSVRLNGNELDLTGTKSDARSRRHRGIAHVPEDRQREGLIMDFRAWENVAFGYEDDPLYSRGMLMDHDALREDTAGKIERFDVRPPNAELPAKSFSGGNQQKIVLAREIERNPDLLLVGQPTRGVDIGAIEFIHQRIVELRDAGKAILLVSVELEEILSLSDRIAVIFDGKLMGERLPEETDEKELGLLMAGMTNAPEGTPVAEAVAENLARVDGKAT; encoded by the coding sequence ATGAGCGAACCGGCAATTGAGCTGCAGGGCATCTCCAAGGCCTTTGGGCCGGTTCAGGCCAACAAGGACATCTCCATCCGGGTTATGCCCGGCACGATCCATGGGATCATCGGCGAGAATGGCGCGGGGAAATCGACTTTGATGTCAATCCTTTACGGCTTCTACAAGGCCGATAAAGGCGAGATATTCATCTCTGGCAAGAAGGTTGCGATTCCAGATAGCCAAGCGGCCATTGCTGCGGGCATCGGGATGGTGTTCCAGCATTTCAAGCTGGTCGAAAACTTCACCGTTCTGGAAAACGTGGTGCTGGGCGCCGAGGACGGTGCGCTACTGGGCCCGTCGCTGGCCAAGGCGCGGCGCGAGCTGACTGAGCTTGCCGCCGAGTACGAGCTGAATGTCGACCCCGACGCGCTGATCGAAGAGATCGGCGTGGGGATGCAGCAGCGGGTGGAAATTCTCAAGGCGCTCTACCGGCAGGCGGACATATTGATCCTCGACGAGCCCACGGGCGTTCTGACGCCCGCCGAGGCGGACCAGCTGTTCCGCATCCTGCACCGTCTGAAGGACGAGGGAAAAACCATCATCCTAATCACGCATAAGTTGCGCGAGATTATGGAAGCCACCGACACCGTGTCCGTGATGCGGCGCGGCGAAATGACGGCGACGGTCAAGACATCCGAGACCTCGCCAGAGCAGCTCGCAGAGCTTATGGTCGGCCGTAAGGTCTTGCTGCGGGTCGATAAAACCCCGGCACAACCCGGCGCAGCCGTGCTGGAGGTCGACAATCTGCGCGTCGTGGACGGCGCGGGCGTGGAACGGGTCAAAGGCGTCTCGCTGCAAGTCCGCGCGGGCGAGATTCTGGGCATCGCGGGGGTGGCGGGCAACGGGCAGTCGGAACTGCTCGAAGTGCTTGGCGGAATGCGCCACGGCACCGGCTCCGTTCGGTTGAACGGCAACGAGTTGGACCTGACGGGCACCAAGTCAGACGCGCGCTCGCGCAGGCACCGCGGCATCGCCCACGTGCCGGAGGATCGCCAGCGCGAAGGCCTGATCATGGATTTCCGCGCCTGGGAAAACGTGGCCTTCGGTTATGAAGACGACCCGCTCTACTCGCGCGGGATGCTGATGGACCACGACGCCCTGCGCGAGGACACGGCAGGCAAGATCGAGCGCTTCGACGTGCGCCCACCTAATGCGGAGCTGCCGGCCAAGAGCTTCTCCGGCGGCAACCAGCAAAAGATCGTGCTCGCCCGCGAGATCGAGCGGAACCCGGACCTGCTGCTGGTCGGACAGCCCACCCGCGGCGTCGATATCGGCGCCATCGAGTTCATCCACCAGCGCATTGTCGAACTGCGCGACGCGGGCAAGGCGATCCTGCTGGTCTCGGTCGAGCTGGAAGAAATCCTGTCGCTCAGCGACCGGATCGCGGTGATCTTCGACGGCAAGCTCATGGGCGAGCGTCTGCCCGAAGAGACCGACGAGAAAGAGCTAGGCCTGCTGATGGCGGGCATGACCAACGCGCCCGAGGGGACGCCGGTGGCCGAAGCGGTGGCCGAAAACCTTGCCAGAGTAGACGGAAAGGCGACCTGA
- a CDS encoding ABC transporter permease: MDYLTLLQILDSGLRLATPLLFACLAGLFSERAGIFDIGLEGKMLIAAFFSAATAFSTGSVWLGLLAGIASSMVLAGIHGLASITFRGNQLISGVALNFLASGLTVLIGLSWFKLGGQTPALPREARFNSIDLPFAEALSGVPILGPLYSEVISGHTLLVYVALLCVPATWYILFRTRFGLRLRAVGENPAAVDTAGISVVGLRFAAVAICGVLCGLAGAYLATGLGASFVREMTAGRGFIALAALIFAKWRPWYALYATLLFGLLEAVANRYPSLDLGIVTLPSQFMQALPYILTVVILAGFVGKAIPPRAGGEPYVKER, translated from the coding sequence ATGGACTACCTGACGCTTCTGCAAATCCTCGACTCCGGTCTGCGCCTTGCCACGCCGCTTTTGTTTGCCTGCCTCGCCGGGCTGTTTTCCGAGCGCGCAGGCATCTTCGACATCGGCCTCGAAGGCAAGATGCTGATCGCGGCGTTCTTTTCCGCCGCGACGGCCTTTTCCACCGGGTCCGTGTGGCTTGGCCTGCTGGCGGGCATCGCATCGTCGATGGTGCTGGCGGGCATCCACGGGCTGGCGTCGATCACGTTCCGCGGCAACCAGTTGATCTCTGGCGTCGCGCTGAACTTCCTGGCCTCCGGCCTGACGGTGCTGATCGGGTTGTCCTGGTTCAAGCTGGGCGGTCAGACGCCCGCCCTGCCGCGCGAGGCGCGCTTCAACTCCATCGACCTGCCTTTCGCAGAGGCCTTATCAGGCGTCCCGATCCTTGGTCCGCTATATTCAGAGGTGATCTCCGGCCACACGTTGCTGGTCTACGTGGCGCTGCTGTGCGTGCCTGCCACGTGGTACATTCTGTTCCGCACCCGTTTCGGCCTGCGCCTGCGCGCGGTGGGCGAGAACCCGGCGGCGGTGGATACTGCGGGTATTTCTGTCGTGGGACTGCGCTTTGCGGCCGTTGCGATCTGCGGCGTGCTCTGCGGCTTGGCGGGGGCGTATCTTGCCACTGGCCTCGGCGCGAGCTTCGTGCGGGAAATGACGGCCGGGCGCGGATTCATCGCGCTTGCCGCGCTAATCTTTGCAAAGTGGCGGCCATGGTACGCGCTTTACGCTACCTTGCTGTTTGGCCTGCTGGAGGCCGTGGCAAACCGCTACCCCTCGCTTGATCTGGGCATCGTGACCCTGCCCTCGCAATTCATGCAGGCGCTGCCCTACATTCTGACCGTGGTTATTCTGGCGGGGTTCGTGGGCAAGGCGATTCCGCCCCGTGCGGGTGGTGAGCCCTACGTGAAGGAGCGGTAG
- a CDS encoding acyl-homoserine-lactone synthase: MLRYVYADDLHKFPKLCDTMFRHRAEQFRTRLGWDVQVDENGWERDAYDDKNPLYVIWERADGSHGGSMRFLPTTGDTMVNDHFLHCTDGTRIESPLIWECTRFCLAPDADRRVTAALVLGAGEVMQNFCLMQFVGVFDPRMERIYSLLGVCPEVIGRNGEGADEIGVGLWSFDESARPRVQGRAKVTQDQSRQWFKMSFQRGGPVAAPVAEQTGRLALA; encoded by the coding sequence ATGCTTCGCTACGTTTACGCCGACGATCTCCATAAATTCCCCAAGCTGTGTGACACCATGTTCCGCCACCGCGCCGAACAGTTCCGCACCCGTCTGGGATGGGATGTTCAGGTCGACGAAAACGGCTGGGAACGCGATGCGTATGACGACAAGAACCCACTTTACGTGATCTGGGAACGCGCCGATGGCAGCCATGGCGGCTCCATGCGTTTTCTGCCGACCACGGGTGATACGATGGTCAACGACCACTTCCTGCACTGCACCGACGGCACGCGGATCGAAAGCCCGCTGATCTGGGAATGCACGCGCTTCTGCCTTGCCCCCGATGCGGACCGCCGGGTGACCGCAGCGCTTGTACTGGGCGCGGGGGAGGTCATGCAGAACTTCTGCCTGATGCAATTCGTGGGTGTTTTTGATCCCCGGATGGAGCGGATCTATTCGTTGCTGGGCGTCTGCCCGGAGGTCATCGGGCGCAATGGCGAGGGCGCGGATGAAATCGGCGTGGGGCTGTGGAGCTTTGACGAAAGCGCGCGCCCGCGCGTGCAAGGCCGGGCCAAGGTCACCCAGGATCAATCGCGCCAATGGTTCAAGATGTCGTTCCAGCGGGGTGGCCCCGTGGCAGCGCCCGTCGCCGAGCAGACCGGGCGTTTGGCTCTGGCCTGA
- a CDS encoding helix-turn-helix transcriptional regulator: MQEDLTRAKTLEDLQSTTEALREEFGVTHVVYHWVNSVGERFGCGTYSSEWVDRYLEKDYLYIDPVILGCLNRFDPVNWKQLDWSTKATRDFLKEAIEYGVGPQGFSIPVRGPNGQYALFTITDSRSDDAWEAFIEERKRDLILIAHAFNLKALSFEDGNFSTIRPSLSPRELSTLALLGKGRNRAQAAAELAISESTLRVYIESARHKLGALNTTHAVARAMSAGLIVV; encoded by the coding sequence ATGCAGGAGGATCTCACGCGGGCGAAAACGCTTGAGGATCTGCAAAGCACAACCGAGGCCCTGAGAGAAGAATTTGGCGTCACCCATGTGGTCTATCACTGGGTCAACAGCGTCGGCGAGCGCTTCGGCTGCGGCACGTATTCATCGGAATGGGTCGACCGCTATCTGGAGAAGGACTACCTCTATATCGACCCAGTGATCCTGGGCTGCCTGAACCGCTTCGACCCGGTCAACTGGAAGCAGCTTGATTGGAGCACCAAGGCCACCCGCGACTTTCTGAAGGAGGCGATCGAGTATGGCGTGGGGCCACAAGGCTTCTCGATCCCCGTTCGAGGCCCCAACGGGCAGTACGCCTTGTTCACCATCACCGATTCCCGCAGCGACGATGCGTGGGAGGCTTTCATTGAAGAGCGGAAGCGCGATCTGATCCTGATCGCCCATGCGTTCAATCTTAAGGCGCTCAGCTTTGAGGACGGAAATTTCAGCACGATTCGCCCTTCGCTTTCGCCGCGAGAGCTCAGCACTTTGGCTTTGTTGGGCAAGGGTAGAAACCGGGCTCAGGCGGCAGCGGAACTGGCGATTTCCGAAAGCACGCTGAGGGTTTATATCGAATCCGCCCGCCACAAACTGGGTGCGCTTAACACCACCCATGCCGTCGCCCGCGCCATGTCCGCGGGTCTGATTGTCGTGTGA
- the ccrA gene encoding crotonyl-CoA carboxylase/reductase: MALDTQDKLMDYTAEKKDLYEVGEIPPLGHVPKQMYAWAIRRERHGEPEDSFLQEVVDVKQPDSNEVVVLVMAAGVNYNGVWAGLGVPISPFDVHGEPYHIAGSDASGIVWAVGEKVTRWKVGDEVVIHCNQDDGDDEECNGGDPMFSNSQRIWGYETPDGSFAQFTTVQSQQLMPRPQHLSWEESACYTLTLATAYRMLFGHHPHELKPGQNVLVWGASGGLGSYAIQLANTAGANAIGVISDESKRDFVMGLGAKGVLNRKDFNCWGQMPTVNSPEYKEWFTEVRKFGKAIWDITGKGNNVDMVFEHPGESTMAASVFVCKKGGMVVICAGTTGYNLTMDARYLWMHQKRVQGSHFAHLKQASAANQLMVERRLDPCMSEVFPWDEIPQAHTKMRKNEHKPGNMAVLVTAPRTGLSTFEDTLEASRQV, encoded by the coding sequence ATGGCCCTCGATACGCAGGACAAACTGATGGACTACACCGCAGAAAAGAAGGACCTCTACGAGGTTGGCGAAATCCCCCCGCTTGGCCATGTGCCCAAGCAAATGTACGCATGGGCCATCCGCCGCGAGCGCCACGGCGAGCCGGAGGACAGCTTCCTGCAGGAAGTGGTCGATGTGAAGCAGCCCGACAGCAATGAGGTGGTCGTCCTCGTGATGGCCGCTGGCGTGAACTACAACGGCGTCTGGGCAGGCCTTGGTGTTCCGATCTCGCCCTTCGATGTGCATGGCGAGCCCTACCACATCGCAGGGTCCGACGCGTCGGGCATCGTCTGGGCGGTGGGCGAGAAGGTCACACGCTGGAAGGTCGGCGACGAGGTCGTGATCCACTGCAACCAGGATGATGGCGACGATGAAGAGTGCAACGGCGGTGACCCGATGTTCTCCAACAGCCAGCGGATCTGGGGCTACGAGACCCCCGATGGCTCTTTCGCGCAGTTCACGACGGTGCAGTCACAGCAGCTGATGCCGCGTCCGCAGCACCTGAGCTGGGAAGAAAGCGCCTGTTACACGCTGACGCTGGCCACCGCCTACCGGATGCTGTTCGGCCACCACCCCCATGAGTTGAAGCCGGGCCAGAACGTGCTGGTCTGGGGCGCCTCGGGCGGTCTGGGGTCCTACGCGATCCAGCTGGCCAACACGGCCGGTGCGAACGCGATCGGTGTGATCTCGGACGAAAGCAAGCGTGACTTCGTCATGGGGCTGGGCGCCAAGGGCGTGCTGAACCGCAAGGATTTCAACTGCTGGGGCCAGATGCCCACGGTGAACAGCCCGGAATACAAGGAGTGGTTCACCGAGGTCCGCAAGTTCGGCAAGGCGATCTGGGACATCACCGGCAAGGGCAATAACGTAGACATGGTCTTCGAGCATCCGGGCGAGAGTACCATGGCGGCCTCTGTCTTCGTCTGCAAGAAGGGCGGCATGGTCGTGATCTGCGCGGGTACGACGGGCTACAACCTGACGATGGACGCGCGGTATCTCTGGATGCACCAGAAGCGCGTGCAGGGTTCCCACTTCGCGCATCTCAAGCAGGCCTCTGCCGCCAACCAGCTGATGGTCGAGCGCCGTCTCGATCCCTGCATGTCAGAGGTCTTCCCGTGGGACGAGATCCCGCAGGCCCATACAAAGATGCGCAAGAACGAGCACAAGCCGGGCAACATGGCGGTGCTGGTCACCGCGCCGCGCACGGGTCTGTCGACCTTCGAGGACACGCTGGAGGCCAGCCGTCAGGTCTGA